In the genome of Methanopyrus kandleri AV19, one region contains:
- the pelF gene encoding GT4 family glycosyltransferase PelF has translation MLGGPEVTIVTEGTYPIALGGVTTWVQRLIEHSPNVRFNVLCLAPPGKTEPVVDIPENVRDVVVRELVPRRMGKRRWAARVFPVHRIRWLLGRRGEWAPRGFRVLERAFEYILEGEPLEEEMLKRLYEVSENPVKVLEGPTVYTLARYVEDQLGSDERFSDLYWAVSNVCSFVMGAASGVRHMPECDVAHPQNCGVCGFLCAIRKAVKGTPYIITEHGVLIRELDTRLEGLGDVARELYRRCFESMIETSYRYCDEILAISDYHREHAVKQGAPEDRIDVIYSGIETWRFPPPSDVERKFREADRLHVGTVARVEPIKGIDVFVRMAARVAKEMGHDRVRFHVVGPIDDREHYERCREIVERRGLERVVKFHGSQSPEEILRFYHKFHVFVLSSRSEGLPMALLEAMSTGCPVVASEVGAVPYIVKEGIGRTFPAEDHEAGARALLELLQDPEALLRMSYTATREARRFDVTRMCEEYTRRYAKYAVPDPG, from the coding sequence ACAGCGTCTCATCGAGCACTCCCCGAACGTCAGGTTCAACGTGCTCTGCCTGGCGCCCCCGGGGAAGACGGAGCCGGTCGTGGACATCCCGGAGAACGTCCGGGACGTGGTCGTCCGAGAGTTGGTACCGAGACGGATGGGGAAGCGCCGCTGGGCGGCCCGCGTGTTCCCGGTTCACAGGATCCGGTGGCTGCTGGGACGCCGAGGTGAGTGGGCTCCCAGGGGTTTCCGCGTCCTGGAGCGGGCCTTCGAGTATATACTGGAGGGCGAGCCGCTGGAGGAGGAGATGCTGAAACGGTTGTACGAGGTCTCGGAGAATCCTGTGAAAGTACTGGAAGGACCGACGGTGTACACGCTGGCCCGGTACGTGGAGGACCAGCTGGGTTCGGACGAGCGGTTCAGCGACCTGTACTGGGCGGTGTCGAACGTCTGCTCCTTCGTCATGGGGGCGGCATCGGGCGTCCGCCACATGCCCGAGTGCGACGTGGCTCACCCGCAGAACTGCGGCGTGTGTGGCTTCCTGTGCGCCATCAGGAAGGCCGTCAAAGGAACCCCGTACATCATCACGGAGCACGGCGTCTTGATCCGAGAGCTGGACACACGCCTCGAGGGACTCGGGGACGTAGCCCGGGAGCTGTACCGGCGGTGCTTCGAGTCGATGATCGAGACCTCCTACCGGTACTGCGACGAGATCCTGGCGATCTCCGACTACCACCGGGAGCACGCCGTGAAGCAGGGTGCGCCGGAGGACCGCATCGACGTGATCTACTCGGGGATCGAGACCTGGAGGTTTCCACCGCCCTCGGACGTGGAGAGGAAGTTCCGCGAGGCGGACAGACTCCACGTGGGGACGGTCGCCCGGGTCGAACCCATCAAGGGGATCGACGTGTTCGTCCGGATGGCGGCGAGGGTCGCCAAGGAGATGGGACACGACAGGGTCCGGTTCCACGTGGTCGGACCCATCGATGACCGGGAGCACTACGAGAGGTGTCGGGAGATCGTAGAGCGGCGGGGGCTGGAGCGTGTCGTGAAGTTCCACGGATCCCAGTCTCCGGAGGAGATCCTGCGGTTCTACCACAAGTTCCACGTGTTCGTGCTCTCGAGCAGGTCCGAGGGGCTCCCCATGGCCCTCCTCGAGGCGATGAGCACCGGGTGTCCCGTGGTGGCGTCCGAGGTGGGCGCGGTCCCCTACATCGTCAAGGAAGGGATAGGACGGACGTTCCCGGCGGAGGACCACGAGGCCGGTGCACGGGCCCTCCTGGAACTGCTCCAAGACCCGGAGGCCCTCCTCCGGATGTCGTACACGGCAACGAGGGAGGCCCGGAGGTTCGACGTCACCAGGATGTGCGAGGAGTACACGCGTCGATACGCGAAGTACGCGGTCCCCGACCCCGGGTGA